In Burkholderiales bacterium, a single genomic region encodes these proteins:
- a CDS encoding phage holin family protein: MQSQGLVHSVRNLGRTGIAILYNRLQLVSNEIQEEKERLIELMIYAVVGMFCTSFGVLLLTFFIVVVFWDTNRLAVLAVVTFLYLSAGVAAIIVFRSKLKAHAALFAATLAELKKDHVNLSA, translated from the coding sequence TTGCAATCTCAGGGGCTCGTCCACTCGGTAAGAAACCTCGGCAGGACCGGGATTGCGATTCTGTACAACCGGCTGCAGCTCGTCTCCAATGAAATTCAGGAGGAGAAAGAGCGTCTCATCGAGTTGATGATATACGCAGTGGTAGGCATGTTCTGCACGAGCTTCGGAGTCCTGTTGCTGACGTTCTTTATCGTGGTCGTGTTCTGGGATACCAACCGGCTTGCGGTGCTTGCGGTAGTGACTTTTCTTTATTTGTCCGCGGGCGTCGCCGCGATAATCGTTTTTCGCAGCAAGCTGAAAGCGCACGCGGCGCTGTTTGCCGCAACGCTTGCCGAGCTGAAAAAAGATCACGTTAATTTGAGCGCCTGA
- a CDS encoding hemerythrin domain-containing protein has protein sequence MDIYELLKRDHEAVSELFDQLEQTDEDEADERERLFDEINRELTVHGEIEETIFYPAIKNADKTHDVVMEGIEEHQIIKQLMSEMQDLGTEDDQWEAKLTVLREIVEHHVDEEETEMFPKARKVLDGDEAEALAERVEDEKHLLLERYSERVD, from the coding sequence ATGGATATCTACGAATTGTTGAAAAGAGACCACGAAGCCGTTTCTGAACTATTCGACCAGCTTGAACAAACGGACGAGGACGAGGCCGACGAACGCGAGCGCCTGTTTGACGAAATCAATCGTGAGCTGACGGTGCACGGCGAAATCGAGGAAACGATATTCTATCCGGCCATCAAGAATGCCGATAAAACGCATGATGTCGTTATGGAAGGCATAGAAGAACACCAGATCATCAAGCAGCTGATGTCCGAAATGCAGGACCTCGGCACCGAAGATGATCAATGGGAAGCCAAACTTACGGTGCTGCGCGAGATCGTCGAGCATCATGTCGACGAAGAAGAAACGGAAATGTTTCCGAAGGCCCGGAAAGTACTCGATGGCGACGAAGCCGAAGCTTTGGCCGAGCGCGTCGAAGACGAAAAGCACCTGCTGCTCGAGCGTTATTCCGAGCGAGTCGACTGA
- a CDS encoding DUF883 domain-containing protein, which yields MDPVVAYDYGTSKDKLIQDFRVVVADAEELLKATANQANEKVSEARVKFAEKLDVAKMRLAEAETRLRDRSAEAARATESYVQENPWKALSVAGGLGFLLGLLVNRR from the coding sequence ATGGATCCCGTTGTCGCTTACGATTACGGCACTTCTAAAGATAAGCTGATACAGGATTTCAGAGTGGTCGTCGCGGACGCTGAAGAATTGCTGAAAGCTACGGCCAACCAGGCCAATGAGAAGGTATCGGAAGCGCGCGTCAAGTTCGCCGAAAAACTCGATGTCGCCAAGATGCGCCTGGCCGAGGCTGAAACGCGTCTGCGCGACAGGAGCGCCGAAGCGGCGCGCGCGACAGAGAGTTACGTGCAGGAGAATCCATGGAAGGCGTTGAGCGTTGCCGGAGGCCTGGGTTTCTTGCTCGGCTTGCTGGTGAACCGCCGTTAG